The DNA sequence taatccagataagattaaagataaactgtaatacaggaaatatcatataaaacaaatatatttttaacatatttaattctacaataaaaaccttaatcatgggtcaaagaatattatgaaaactttaactaattactttaatgtaaaaattttgacatttaaagaattgatacatatttttcaaattataaaactttcaacatttaaagaatcaaaataaaagttaaaacttttaaatttaagaaaggtagggaaacctacctcttgtcaacagggtgtaactcctcgttcctcccgctgccagactcgactaggtgaggaacgaaggagagaaatctctccctttaaataggaggagttgagcctctattaagggaaattaattttaattttcgtatttatttaatataaattattttatttaatatattaacaaatatgatatcatcatatttggaatacttactagttattttcttaattcatatcaataaacaaggaagtagattaagatttccttaaattataataacaaggaaagaaaatcaattcctaacttaaatatttgatgttattacatttctcccctcctataggaaatttgatcCACAAATTTAGCTTTtcataatagaatagatgagtatactactatcgcatatcttcttctctttcccaagttacctcttggtctgaatggtgttgccaacaaatctttaccaaaggtataattttgttccttagaacatgttctttcctttccaagatctgggttggttgttctctaaaagtggcatcatctcatagttgtagaggttggtaagatatgacatgtgatggatccttgatatatcttcgaagcattgacacatgaaatacatcatggatgctagccaaagccgggggctaCGCCAGTCTGTATGtcacaggcccaaccttttgtaagatctcaaatgggctaataaatcttggggctaacttccccctttgaccaAATCTTATAACTCCCTTAGTTGGCGACACTTTTAAGAAAACGTGctcaccaactttgaactctagatctcttcgccttcgatctgcatagcttttctgacgactttaagctgttaataatctttggcgtataattcgaatattatcagcatctttttgaattaattgagaccccaaaagcttccgttctcccacctcatcccaatatacaggcgatctacactttcttccataaagagcttcaaatggagccatctgtatgctagagtggtaactattattataagaaaacttaattagatgcaagtgcatatcccaactctcACCAAAGTCTAAAGTACATGCTCTTAagtgatcttcaagagtttgtattatcCTTTCAGATTgggcatcagtttgggggtgaaaagctgtactaaattttaactacgtgcccaaagatttttgtagacttccccaaaatttagaggtgaatcttggatctccatctgagataatgctaactggcaccccatgatatcgaataatttccttaatatataagcttgctagtttatccaatgaatacttcttgttaataggaaggaagtgagcagatttagtaagtctgtctactattacctaaattccatcatatcctttcatagtcttgggtaatcctatcacaaaatccatagtgacttgctcccacttccattcaggaatcgaaatcctttacAACTTTCccgtaggtactcgatgttctatcttcacctattgacatatcagacatttagaaacaaactctactatatctctcttcataccacgccactaatagttttggcataaatctcgatacatcttagtagtcccgggatggatattaaattttgatctatgtgcctcctctgataattgcatctttactggatggctttcgggaacacaaagtcgattgtggaatgtaatagaaccatcttcggcttggaggaattcaggtctagatccttgagctatttccttaactatcatttgaagatatgtatcttccttttgaccttctttaaccttttccaccaaaactgattgtgccatcaaacacacaagaaaacctttatttgtctccgataaaagtttaagttttaagtctgctaattCCATCATTATAGAAtttctttgaatattcatataggctacaagactgtaggtatttctgcttaaggcatcagcaactacattagctttcccaggatggtagttgatattaaaatcataatcctttagaaagtccaaccaccttctttgtctcatatttaaatctttctgtgtaaaaatatatttgagactcttatgatctgtgaagattttgaaaatctatccatagagataatgcctccaaattttcagtgcaaaaatgatagctgctagctcaaagtcatgagtaggatagttcttttcatgagactttaattgcctcgatgcataagcaactaccctctcgttttgcattagaacacaaccaagcccttgtagtgaggcattgctatacactacaaaaccttctccccctgaaggaatcaacaagataggagcactagttaatttcttcttcaattcttgaaaacttcattgacatttatcatcccacatgaattttatgttcttttgtgtcaacttggtcaatggtgctgctatttttgaaaagtcttctacgaatcttctatagtatccagccaaacctaagaagcttctaatctctgaaacattagaaggctgcttccattttatcacagcttcaatcttgtgagggtcaacagatatactagcgctcgaaattacatgaccgagaaacataattttattgagccagaagttgcacttgcttaacttggcatatagtttctttTGCCTTaagacttccagaactgtcttaagatggtgttcatgctctactatgcttttggagtagatcaggatatcatcaatgaacacaattacagatttatcaagataagggtggaataccctattcatgaggtccatgaaggcagctggtgcatttgtgagtccaaaagataTTACTAAGAAtttataatgaccatatcttgttctaaaggcagttttctatatgtctccttcccttatctttagttgatgatacccagatctcaaatcaatctttgagtatacttaagtaccttgaagttgatcaaacaggtcatctattcggggaagaggatatttattctttatggtcacttggttgagttgtctataatcgatgcatagtcgcatagattcatcttttttcttcacaaataggacaggggcaccccaaggtgatacactcagtcgaataaaacccttgtccaaaagctcttggatctgtttctttaactccttcaACTCAATTAGTGCCATTCTatacggaggtttagaaataggtgcagtaccaggtagaagatcaattgtaaattcaatctgtctatttggtggtagtgcaagtagatctttaggaaaaacatctggaaaatctcgcacaatggggatgtcctttaatacttgcttcttagattcttctccagaaatgaaggccaagcatccctgacatcccttcagtaatagttaggtagcactcaaggctgaaataatagaaggaaacttttcttaaatcccaatgaacttgaaaggtgattgatctagaggtgagaaagtaacagtcttccgaaaacaatcgacacttgtatggtatgctgaaagccagtccatacccaagatagcgtcgaaatcttaaaattctagtagaataagatctactagcaaatcgtgactttaaatagtaataacacagcttctatatatctgatcaactatcaaagagtttccaactggtgttactaccattaatgcattattcattgtctcacgattcttatgcaatttcatagcaaaatagggtgatataaaagaatgtgtagaaccagaatcaataagcatCTTGattgtgatgatacctttaataatagatcccgaggcttcagcatcttgatgagtcagtgcgtagactcttgcctgtccttcctCTTTGGGTCGTAGCTATTGTTGTCtagttgtttggggtggagctcggcgttgatgttgcttccgtgggcaatcctttgacatgtgccctggttgttgacaataaaaacatacgcgttgtcccgtggggcatgaggtggaaacatgatctgtcttcccatagaaataacatcttataacaacttgattgctaggagctcctgcttgttAATGCCCAaactgtttttcttttcttttctttgagggtccagaatgtgatcccccatatGTAAATGGTAtagcactaaaaggtcgctttcgatcctttgcttgttataattcattatccaatttctctaccaccaaagatcgatttaacacttcagcatatgttggtaaaatcagtactgcaatagactttctaattgatgatcgaagtcccctctcaaaatgacaagctctttgactttcattaaaagcaatatgtggagagaactgagccaactcagtgaaatgatgatcatattccattacagttctatttccttggtggatgctaaggaactcttgttgtttctcaaagcgaactgcATCAGGAAAGAActactcataaaatgcatctttaaactgctcccaagttactacattacctccagcctctaacatcctcctttttgaggtccaccaagtgtctgtcttcccttccaaaatgaaagaagcgaaaggcactttttgatcttccctacattcgatagcttcgaatgtcttttccacttgacgaatccaacgttcagtAAAGATTGGGTCTGGCTAACCCTCaaaaattggtggtcccaatctcttaaaaggatctaaagtattattcctacccTGTGGAATTTCATCTTGTTCCCCTCTTGAtgctcaaagtatcctctaatagcattgaggactccatgtacgtcatcttgagcattgacgggtgttggggcatgaggggcattctgcgaagtcggagaagctggcccataattagtgacaggtgtacgggaggactgggtttgctctacgatgcgtggagcttccaagttattatttgtttgaacacctctccgagtgcgtagaccaatagcattgcgaccatgagcaccccgagtgacaggACCACTAATATCTGAAATTGGCttcattactcctataatatgttaaagacaatcatcggttaaagtcaatcaagggacctaatacacctacaggccctagaccatgctctgatacaataaaaagatgtcacatcctggattttttttttatttcttttaaatctttccacacatttaggccaaatagataaacatcactttattcatcattcataaacatttattacaattcatttattacaatctatttattcatcgaatcataaatagaaaagtaaacatagtgatgttaacttcaataatcatccaagtggctctacttagcggtagaggaaggtccactctccactggaatccgatttagtactagagggaggttgctctgaaaatcaaaaataaagaaaattcagcaacgctgagtaggaaccccaaaagtcaacttaaacatatacatatatatatatatatatatatatatatatatatatatatatataatatttatatgctACATTAAGACCATGCAGCTAACAATGGTATCGAAGGGAtatatatttaattgattatccTTTTAGCAATTCAACCGTCAAACCggagttatttatttttttggtttcTTATCCTGTAGTTATTTATTTTATCAACTTTATCCTCCACCATCAACATTTGATTTCAAATTCTAATGTACATTACATTTTAGTTGGTAGTTGTAGGTTGCGACAACATGATGTGAGAAGTTGtcatttcaaaacataataaaGCTATCAGCAAGGAATTTGGATGTGATTCTCTTTCATTTTGTACCAAATTATGTTAATGGTTTCTTTTACTTTTAGATTCTTTATTAGATGTGAAAAAGTAATGATAGTGAGAGATAAAGTACTCCAAAAACCAGTTTGGATCCAACAATTGATGTGCACGTTTGATGTGAAAACATGGAGGACATGGTTTGAGCAATTCTGGGCTGGTGGTTTACTCCAAACACCTGTATGGATCAAACCTTGCCACATTTGATGTGCAAACATGGAGGACATGGTTTGAGCAGCATAAGAACTGGCATTTGGTGATCCTGAAGAGAAACTTTAACCTTAAGATCATGTTTGTATGCTGTAGAAATAAGAATGGTGGCAACTATCAACTGCTTTATTCTAAgtgtttaatctatttttttcctttttttgacaGGTGAACCATGTCCATTTATCTCATGCTATATCAACGTTTTCTTTTTACAGCATGGCACTTATGAGCATGCTGTTGCGCAATTTAGATAATACAAAGCTCGATGGCATATCACTATCTGCTTTTAGCAAAGTAGGCTTCTAGTTCTAGTTCAAATCATGTCTTGTTTTGTGTATAAATGCTATATTTCTTTTATATGTCCAGGCTAACTCTGCAAAATGTGAAACATCTGAGAGGACAAATGCGTTGAAATCTGAGTTGGCATCACTCTCAGAGACGAACAAAGAGTTGAAGGAGCAGGTCATGGAGTCGACTACAAAGTTAAAAGTGGCTGAGCAGGGTAAAGATCAGGCTCAAAAGAGTTCCCTAACTTTAAGAGAGCAGCAAAAAGCTGGGCCTTTTGGTACTGTGAAGTCCTTGAGAACAAATCCAACTGTCATTCCTGATGAATCAGGTTGGCAAAGATACTGGAAAGGGTAGCTGTTAGGAAGGAGCTAATAGTTGCACTAGCAAATTCCAATGTGAAGGATGCGCTGGAGTTGTGATCCCCAACTATTTAGTTGTAGCATTGGATGGTGATATAGAAAAATTTTGCAACTCAAATGAAGTTCCTATTTACCGCCGCTGAATTCCTGATGAAGATAACGATAGCGTCGGAAGGACTGGTGGAAATCATGCTGTCTCTGGATTGAAATTCCGGATCCTGAGAGAAATTTTACAGCTTGGATACAGCATTCTTCTTTTGGATGTTGATATAATCTACTTGCAGAACCCGTTTGATCATCTCTATAGGGATTCTGATATTGGATCCACGAGTGATGGTCACAGCAATATGACAGCTTATGGCGTGATGATGTCTTTGATGAACCTTCGATGGGTTGGGCAAGATATGCCCATACGATGTGGATATGGGTATATAACTCCGGATTTTTCTACATAAGACCCGCAGTCGCTTCTATAGAGCTTTTGGATCGTGTGGCAGATCGGATGGCACGGGAACCAAATTCATGGGACCAAGCAGGCTTCAACGAAGAGCTCTTGTACCCTTCACATCCAGGATACAGTGGCCTTCATGCTTCCAGGAGGACCATGGACTTTTATCTGTTCATGAACAGCAAAGTTCTTTTCAAGACTGAGAAAAGATGCTCAATTGCGCCGGTTAAAGCCTGTGATTGTTCATGTAAATTACCATCCAGAGAAGTTCTCTAGGATGAAAGCTGTTGTTGACTTCTATGCGAATGGTAAGCAAGATGCACTTGACCCTTTTCCTGATGGTTCATGGTCATAGGCAATCTAGGGTTCGTGTGTTCTTTCTTTTGGGTAACTCCTTTGTCTGGTACAAGCAAACGATTCTCCTACTTTGTTCTCTTGTATAGAAGTCCTATGATATCATGGAATTAGCTGGCTGCTGTCACCTTTTGTATCAGACACACAAAAATTATTTCCCAGAGGGTTTTcagttttattttttgattccttTTGGTTGATCCGATGTTGTAGATTTGTCCATTTATCTAAGAAAGTTATCCTGCAGTTTCATTTCTGATTCTAGTGAGTTGAACACCTACTTAATCCTCTTAGTGATTCCAATATTGACTAAAGTGGTCGTGTGGTGATTGCAATTGAAGAAATTGATCGAGGATGGAGTAATTTATATAACTGACATCAACAACATGGTGTTATTTCTTCatatattattactattatcTGCAACTCATGCTGTGTTTCTTTCTTCTGTTCTTTTATTTTTAGCACACAACTATGTATTAACATTTCTTTCAACTTTTTCCTGTGCATGGCGTGTTATATTTAAGTGAGGTGTGTTGTCATTTAAGTCAAGAATGGAAGCAGAGTGACGACAATCATATCATGATATAGCTCCTTATAGACGTATCAAAATGAATTGATCTGTTTCACATATCTATCCCTCccaaatttaattatatattccATTAATTGCATAACCAAATGCATAGCAGAAATAAAGGGATGAGGAACAACAGTAGTAGGGAAAGATTGATTAATCTCTCCATGTAGCTTAAACACCACCACTGGATCTGACATAATTGCCAATGCAAACCCTATTACTAGCATTTGAGCGAGGCAGGCACGCATGCATCTAAAACGTGATCTACTTGTGGCGGTAGGCGGTGTAATCTGCCAGATGTAGCAAAGGCGCCGTCTTCGTCGGATCAAATCCCGCAAGCTGCTCCTTGGAATCGTTTAGCAGTCTCTCAGCAAACTCCCTTGACCTTTCCAACCCCAACAGCTTTGGATATGTCGTCTTCCCGCTGGCCACATCCTTCCCTGCCGTCTTCCCCAGCTCCTCCGACAATTTGGTCACGTCGAGGATGTCGTCAACCACCTGGAACAACAGCCCGATGCACCTCGCGTATTGTCTCAGCCGCTCGATCTGGTCATCGGAGGCGCCTCCCACAATGGCGCCGATGACCACCGACGCCTCCATCAGAGCAGCGGTCTTGCGCAGGTGGATAAACTTGAGCTGGTCGAGGCTGGCCGGGGCTCCCGGCCCGGTGGCCTCGATGTCGGCCACTTGGCCCGCGACCAGGCCCTTGACGCCTCCGCAGCTAGCGAGTTCGCCGACTGCACAGACGATCCGGTCAGTGGTCACCGATGCATCGGCGGGGTAGGAGGACGGGTCCGCCAGGAGGGCGAAGGCGAAGGAAACGAGGGCGTCGCCGGCAAGGACGGCGATGGGCTCGTCGAAGGCACGGTGGCAGGAGGGGCGGCCGCGCCGGAGGTCGTCGTTGTCCATGCAGGGGAGGTCGTCGTGGATGAGGGACATGGTGTGGATCATCTCGACGGCGACGGCGGCGGGCATCGCCCAGGCGTCCCGGCCGCCGACTAGCTCGCAGGCCGCGAGGCAGAGAACGGGGCGGATGCGTTTGCCGCCAGCGAGGAGGGAGTAGCGCATTGCCTCGTGGACGCGCTCCGGGTGCGCGAGCGGCACGGCCTCGTCGAGGGCGCGCTCGACGGCCGCCGCCTTCTGGAGCATGTAGCCCTTGAAGTCGAAGGCCGCCGCAGTGGCCGGTTCCGCCGCGAAAAGCGGTGAGGCGTCGGCCACCACCACCCGGGGCGGATCAGGGCGGCGGCGGTGGGCAGCGGCTGGCTTCCCGAGGGCCGGCGTCAGCAGAGGGGGCTCAAGGCGGAAGGCggaaggggagagggagagggagagggagaggaggtggGCCCTGGGTCCCACTCCGGTGCAGTATAAGCAACGTGTGAGCGAAGCCATTTCTTTAGGTTCCCCTGTGGGTGCTATAAACTCTGCAACGGAAGTCTC is a window from the Musa acuminata AAA Group cultivar baxijiao chromosome BXJ2-1, Cavendish_Baxijiao_AAA, whole genome shotgun sequence genome containing:
- the LOC135599100 gene encoding geranylgeranyl pyrophosphate synthase 7, chloroplastic-like: MASLTRCLYCTGVGPRAHLLSLSLSLSPSAFRLEPPLLTPALGKPAAAHRRRPDPPRVVVADASPLFAAEPATAAAFDFKGYMLQKAAAVERALDEAVPLAHPERVHEAMRYSLLAGGKRIRPVLCLAACELVGGRDAWAMPAAVAVEMIHTMSLIHDDLPCMDNDDLRRGRPSCHRAFDEPIAVLAGDALVSFAFALLADPSSYPADASVTTDRIVCAVGELASCGGVKGLVAGQVADIEATGPGAPASLDQLKFIHLRKTAALMEASVVIGAIVGGASDDQIERLRQYARCIGLLFQVVDDILDVTKLSEELGKTAGKDVASGKTTYPKLLGLERSREFAERLLNDSKEQLAGFDPTKTAPLLHLADYTAYRHK